A single genomic interval of bacterium harbors:
- a CDS encoding type II toxin-antitoxin system PemK/MazF family toxin, whose product MSKFARGQIWLVNFDLSFGHEYKKVRPALIVQNDRYIESSNLLTVIPISSQTIKQTALDILIKKDSQNRLMTDSLLKIKQISSFRAGY is encoded by the coding sequence ATGAGTAAATTTGCAAGGGGTCAGATATGGTTAGTTAATTTTGATCTAAGTTTTGGGCACGAATATAAAAAGGTTCGACCAGCCCTAATTGTTCAAAATGACAGATATATAGAATCAAGCAATTTGTTGACAGTTATTCCGATCTCTTCACAAACGATTAAACAAACAGCACTCGACATTTTGATAAAGAAGGATTCTCAAAATAGACTTATGACAGATTCTTTACTCAAAATAAAGCAGATTAGTTCATTTAGGGCTGGCTACTAA